In Limibacter armeniacum, the sequence TGGCTTTATTAGGGGAGGCACCATGCCAGTGCTTTTCATTCGGAGCAAACCACACGATATCACCGGGACGAATCTCCTCAATAGGCCCACCTTCACGTTGTACCCAACCCAATCCAGACTGTACAATCAATGTCTGACCAGCTGGGTGTGTGTGCCATGCGGTGCGTGCGCCCGGCTCAAAAGTCACCAGTGCTGCGGCTGCTTTTGTCACTTCCTTTTTTGAGAATAGAGGGTCTATTCTTACATCACCTGAAAACCAAGCTTCTGGTCCTTTTACAGATGGTAATTGCTCATTTCTTATAATTTCCATAGTGCTGTTATTTTATTTCAAATGTTACTGTTGTACTTGATACCAATGCATTTACAAATCCACGTACATCTTCCATTTTCCCCATTGGAATTAGGCCACTTGCATACTTGAAGTCCTTGTAGAATATGGCTACATCCCCCCAAGGAGTATAGTACATCATATCACCTACTGAAGCCTCAGCACCTGAAGGGGCCTGTTCTGTAGACAAGGCAGGATTTGGGTAAAAGACTTTCTCAATGCCTGCATAATCTTCCACCTCCACAGTAAATGGCAACTGATCCAATAGGCTTTGGGAGGTGGGATTATTGTAAAGCGATGCCTTGAACACCTGAGTACCAACTGTTATGTTCAAATGAATTAAAAGTCCCTTGTTATCCATATCTTGAAAGCTGAAAGATTGTTGAAGCATAACCTCTTTCTTCTTACAGGAATAGTGCAAGAACAAAGAGGCAATAACAGAGAGAATTAATACAAAAAACGTCTTACTTCGCGTACACCGGAAACATACTGGCATCTCCGTAATCCTTAATCTGCTCCATGTTTAACAAGGACTGCATATCTGCCTCTGAAATCTCAAAATCCACGTCAGCATTGTTTTTCATGTGCGCAGGATTTGCTGTTTTAGGCAAAGGCAGAAGGTCTTGCTGTAAGCAGAATCGGATAGCCAACTGCGGTACTGACACCTGATACTTTTCAGCTATTTTTCCTACTTCCTGATTCTTGAAGAGCTCCCCATGTCCGATAGGTGAATAGGCTTCAACCAGAATACCATTCTCCTCGCAGAATTGAATCAGTTCGGAAGGCATCTTGCTGATGTGCGCCAATATCTGGTTCACCATTGGTTTGATCTCACTAGATTCGAGTATGTTTTTCAAATCCGCTATTTCGAAGTTGGAGACCCCAATAGCCTTTAGTTTCCCTGCCTTGTAGGCATCTTCCAATGCTCTCCAAGCCTCACGGTTTCCTTCATGGTAAGCCTCGTCCTCCAAGAAATTGGCCCAAGGTTTCGGGCTGTGAATAATCATGAGGTCTATATAGTCAAGCCCCAATGTTTTTAAGGAATTGTCAATGGAAGCCACTGCTTCGTCATAGGACTTCACCTCAGCAGCAAGCTTGGTGGTAACAAACAGTTCCTCTCTATTTACGCCACATTCCCTGATTCCTTTACCTACTCCAGCCTCGTTTTGGTATGCCTGGGCAGTGTCGATATGGCGATAGCCCAGCTTTACCGCTTCCTTCACGGCTTCTACCACATCTTCGTCACTGATAAACCATGTACCTAGACCCAACTTAGGGATTTCAACCCCATTTGATAGTTTATAATTCTCTTGTAACATCATCGTTCGATTCTTTTTAATGTATTAAAATGTTTTTGCGTCAATTACATAGCGGTAGCGGGCTTCCTTGTTTACTACCTTTTCCCAGGCCTCATTGACCTGCTCTGCCTTTATAACCTCAATTTCTGGCTTGATGCCATTGTCTGCACAGTAGTGAACCACTTCCTGTGTTTCGGGAATACCTCCGATCAAGGACGAATTGAAATTCACTCTTGAAAATGCCAGCATCAGGTTATTGATCGTGATCTCTGAACCATCCGGCATCCCAACAAACGTGAAGGTGCCGTAAGGCTTTACACATGCCACATAAGGAGATACATTGAACTGGTATGGGATAGTACTGATCATATAATCCAATGTCTTGCTATATGCCTGCATGTTTTTGAACTCATCATCCACCACAATCACCTCTTTCACGCCCCATGACTTGATGTCCTCTACCTTGTCAGGTGAGGTAGTGAATGCATATACTTCTGCGCCTTTGGAAACAGCAATTTTCACTGCCATATGTCCGAGTCCGCCAATACCTGCAACCCCAACTTTGTCTCCCACCTTGAATTGTGCCCTCATCAACGGTGAGTAAGTGGTAATGCCAGCACACAATAATGGAGCAGCCTCCTCAAAGCTGATATGCTCAGGAATGTGTACTGCAAAGTGATCCCTTACCACAATCTTGTCGGAGTAACCACCCTGCGAGATGCCAGTTGGTTCAGCCTTAGTCGGAAAACCGTAAGTGAAGACTGTCTGTCCCTTGTCACAGAAATGTTCTTCTCCGTGAGTACAGCTATCACATTCCATGCAGCTGTCAACCATACAGCCTACGCCAGCCCTATCTCCAATCTTGAATTTGGTAACGTTTTTACCCACGGCCGCCACTATTCCCACAATCTCATGCCCCGGCACCTGAGGGTATTGCTGTGGTCCCCAGTGTCCTTTCAGCTGGTGGATATCAGAATGGCAGATACTGGCATACTGAATGTCGATCAGGATATCATCATCTCCAACTGGTCTACGCTCAAACTCCCAAGGGCTTAGTTTCCCTGAGGCATCCTTTGCGGCATAGCCTTTTGCTTTTATATTCTGGCTCATAACTTCTGGTGTTTTATTTTGAGAAAAAAGTTGCAGTGGGTTGGCTAGTGCCAAACCAGCACCCGCTATTGCAGTCTGCTGAATGAATTTCCTTCTGGATTGCTGTCTGTCCTGATTGTTGCTTGAAGCTGCCATACAGTGCTCTGATTTGTTTAGTTGTTATGGTATTCCTTATCCGTTACAGGTTCTTTCCAGTCCACAATTCCTTTTTCTGTGTTGGGAACAATGTACATCTGTTGCAAACCTACTTCAGGGCTAGCCCCATGCCAATGCAGTACATTGGGTGGGCACTTGATGACATCTCCCTTTCTGATGGTCTGTCGGGGCTGTCCTTTAATCTGGTGGTAGCCTACCCCGTCCGTAATGATCAGAATTTGTCCTGCCGGATGCGTATGCCAGTTGCTTCTGGCGCCAGGTTCGAAGTAGACATTACCAACCAATGTCGTGTAAGTGGAGTCAGCAGGTAACAGCCCATAGTTCCATGCCTTACCTGTGAAAAGTGCTTCCGGCCCTTGCTCTCCCTTAGGAAAAATGGTTTGCAGCTCTGGATTATCCACCTTTGTACAACCGGCAGTAAGCAGCACCAAAAACAGGAATGTGATTACAGCTCTCATCTATTGATCGTTTAATTGTTATTACTTTTTTACAAGGAAATTTCATTTCTTCTTCCAAAATCTCACGATACAAATGTCGGGGGAACAAAAGAGAATAAGTTACCCGAATTACGGCATTACTTACCCTTATTACTGAATGTTACTTTACCTATATCTTATTAATAATCATACACTTATATTTGAATCATAATTTATAAGAACATGGTTCCAGATCGGCCTTGTAAAACTTTACAATACAAATGTCGGGGGAAAAGAAAGCAAGGAATTACCCGAATTACGGTTCTGCTTACCATAATCACGGAATGTGGTTGACAGAAGGAAAGTATTAGAGAAAAGCCATGTAAGTTTGGCTTACCATATTATAAAAAGTATATGCCATGAATGATATAACCAGCATAAATACAGTAACGGAATATAACAACCTGGTAGGACACGAGACCCTGCACCCTTTGGTGAGTATTGTGGATTTTGAGAAGATCAACCCCTTCTGTTACTTCAGAAGTCAAATTGGCTTGTATGCCATTTTTCTAAAGGATGCAAAATGCGGGGATATGACCTATGGCTGTAACAACTATGACTACGAGGAAGGGGCTTTGATCTTTATCTCTCCAGGGCAGGTATATGGCGTTGAAAGCAAGGAGAAAAAGAAAGGGGTTGGCCATGCTTTGGTCTTCCACCCTGACCTGATACACGGCACCAACTTAGGGCGTAACATCAAGGATTATACTTTCTTTTCTTATCAGGTCAATGAGGCACTTCACCTCTCTAGCCGTGAAAGGGCAATCGTCAATGATTGCTTTGACAAGATCAATTATGAACTGGAGCACGGCCTTGACTCCCATAGCAAGACACTTATTGTATCCTATATTGAACTGTTTCTCAATTACTGCAAACGATTCTACGAGCGGCAATTTATTACCAGAAGCCATGCGAACAAGGATGTGTTGACGAGATTTGAAAAGGTACTGGATGAATACTTTGGCTCTGAACTGCCTATCGAATCAGGCCTGCCATCGGTTCGCTACTGCGCCGACAAGCTGTTCCTGTCGTCCAACTACCTGGGAGACCTTCTGAAAAAGGAGACCGGAAAATCTGCACAGGAGCATATCCAGTTAAAGCTGATCGAGATTGCCAAGGAAAAGATTTACGAACCAGGCAAGTCCATCAGTGAGATTGCTTACGAACTGGGCTTTAAGCATCCTCAGCACTTTACAAGAATGTTCAAGAAAAAAGTTGGGGTATCACCTGTTGAATACAAGTCATTGAACTAGTGATAAATCGGGTCGGTACTAATATTAAAAGCTGATAGATTATCAAGGGTAGACCTTTTGTAACCTATCAGCTTTTTTGTTTTTGTCTTATGGTTACTATTAGTTAGTTCTCGTCTTACAAAACTCCGTAAACTTTTAGGAGCAATCTTGCCATATTCAACCAGCTCCCGATAGGCAGCTGATTTTTTAGAGGTTCGGGTATCTATTCCGAACCTTGAAAAAACTTTTTGAAGGAAATGCTCATTGAAAGCCAGGGACTTAATATCCGCTAAAGAGAAAGTCCCTCTCTCTCTTCCATCGGCACATTCAAATGATGGCAGACCTTCGCCAAGTTCACCGCCGTTAGGCTGGCGTTGCCTAGCCGCCCGCAAAACCCGCAATCTCCAATCCACGCATTTCCCTTCCTGCGCAGCCAGACCAGAAATAGCCGATCCCGCAGGTCTGCTTGCCTGACTTGGAAAGGAAACTAGGATCAAATGCCACTACCCAATCCTGCTTTTGACAGTGAGAGAGCAGTAAGGTATTAAAGGCAAAGAAATTGAATCCTTTGCCGAACCAGTTTCGCAACGTTGTTTCCGTCAACTGACTGTAACGGGTAATATTGGTTAGGTTATTTATATACTCCCCTGACTATCAGCATGGTAGTGAAAAGGTGAATCAGAAATTTCTTCTGAGGCCCAGCGTACGCCCTGCATTTTATCCAATATTTGTTCCGTGAGTATCTCGATGCTCATAGGGCAAAAGGATTGTTGTTTGGCTTAGGAACCACAAAATTAACCTTTCGCTTTTTTATTGCCCAGAATTAAAAACTTTACGGAGTATTATTATTAGTACTATCTTGAAAAAATAACGATAGCTTTTTATTAGCATAAATTTTCATCCAAACCGATATAAAAAATCATATGCACTTACCAAAATTATTTAAGACGGAAAATTATGAAGTTCTTCAAGAAGTAATAACAAATAATCCATTTTCAAATTTAATCATCTATAACAAAAGAATAATTGCGACAAGAGCAATGATGGCAATAAATGGAAGTGAAAATGACTTTTATATTGAAACACACCTTAATAAAGCTAACCCAGTAGCGAGACAAATTGATATTAAAGAAGAAGTTCTTTGTGAGTTTTTAGGCTCTCATACATACATAAGCTCATCATGGTATGACCATATTAATGTCTCTACATGGAATTATGAACAAGTTCAGATATACGGAAAAGTAGAATTCATGACCGAAACAGCACTTTACAACCATCTCAATAAGTTGACTAACACCTATGAATCTTCTCAGAAGTGTCCAATAACATTAGAGAAAATGGGTAAAGCGTTTGTTGAAAAAGAAATGAAAGGCGCTATAGGAATCAAAATAATTCCAACAGAAATCAAGATTAAACAAAAGCTATCTCAAAACCGAGATGATAAAAACTTCAACAATATAATCGAGAAATTATCACAATCTGAAGATGAAATGGATATGCGCATTGCCGAAAAAATGAAAAAATTAAGGAGTTAGTGGTATGCTAAGGCTAGTATATTGGCTAGTCCCTACTTTAGTTTCCCAATAGCAATCACATCAGGTTATTAAATTTTGGATTAGTGCTATATTGGAAAGCAGCAAGCTTGATAAACAATAGCAGGATGTTAGCCACAATTAAAAAATAGTGTGTCAAAAGTTATCCTATCCGATTTCTACTAAACTAATAGATTTTTTTATGAAAAATTTTGTTGTACTCCTCTTCCTAATTTTAGTAATAAGCACCTCAGCCAAAACACAAAGTCACAATGATTCAATTACTACTGAATTGATAAAGTTAAGCGAAAACAGTCATCTTATTGGCTTTGCAGTTGCTATTGTAGATAAAGACAGTATTGTTTATGCTAAAGGATTCGGTCACGCCAACAAAAGAACAAATACACCTTATACGGTTCATACGATACAACCAATTGCTTCTATATCTAAAACTTTACTTGGGGTTGCTTTAATGAAAGCTCAAGAGATGGGAAAATTAAACCTTTGCGATAATATTAATGACTATCTTCCTTTTAAAATTTACAACCCCAATTTTCCAGACGAAAAAATAACAATCCAGCAGCTTGCAAATCACACTTCGAGTATTATTGATGGTGATCAATATGACCGTACATATGTTTTCAAAGAAAAAATTCCAGTTTTTTATAATGATTCATCTAGCCAAGTCAAACAAGAGATAAAGGAATCTGTTGACCTTTTCAATAAGAATGAATGGATGCCAATGTCTGATTTCATAAGAAATCAATACAGCCAAAATGGAATTTGGTACAACAGGGAAAACTTTTCTAATAACCTTCCAGGAAGCACCTACAAATATAGTAATATGGGGGCTAATATAGCTGCCTATATTATTGAAGAAGTAAGTGGTGAAGTTTACATTGAATTTGTTAAGAAACATATACTTAACCCATTACAAATGACTAATTCTGGATGGCCTTCCAATAATTATCATCCAAGTAACGTTTCCACTTTATATTGGTATGGGTATCCGATGCCAGAATATGAACTCATTACATATGGTGATGGCGGTTTTATGACTAACATTACAGATTTCAGCAAATTTCTTATTACAATGATTCAAGGCTATAACGGTGAGGATAACATTTTAACAGCTACGAGCTATAAAGAAATGATGGAAAGACCAATTTCATCAAATTTAAAAAAAGGTGTTTTTTGGAGTGTAGATTCAGAAAAAATTGGTCATAGCGGAAATGACCTAGGGGTTATATCCCATGCGTATTTTTTAATAGAAAAAGGAAAGGGCATAATAATCTTTGTTAATACATCCGAAACTGAGAACGCAATGATTGAAGTAAGAGACATTTATCGAACACTTTTAAAGTATGCAAAGCGTGGATAACATTTAATTCTAAAATTAACCTAAATATCTATCCAGATTTATTTCACTCAGAAATTCTTTTTTTAAAAAGTAGAAGCCACAGCATTTAAGATAATCCATGTTCCATTCCGTTTTTCCAATTGATAGATCTGCTGCAATCTCCACGTATCTCTCGATCCCCAAATTCTTGCATCCAACAAGTTTTGATTCATCAGTTCTGCCCTATCCCCATCCACTTTTACAGTACGATTCAATTCTTTAGCCGTGTAGTATTTCATGCTTTCTTGGTCTATCTCATCAAACCAATCTTCTTTTGACTGGACAACTCCGGTGATATGTGTTAGGGTAAACCCCTTGTCTACCATTTTTTCCATTTCTGTTGTGTTCTGATCGATCATCAGATTAGTGAAGTGTCTGATTACCTCAAGGACTTTATTTTCTTCTTGGTTCTGTGACATAGCTTTTGAGATTATGATTCTAATAAATATTAATGCAACATATTCTAAAAGGAATAGCTGCCTCACTATTAGTGAAACAGCTATATAATAATTTACAGATACGCTCTTGATGACGGCTACCTACTCAATGCTTGTCTGTAATCCTCAATGGTATCTATATCTATAAGCTCACCTTTGTGTTTATATAATACCACCTCTTCGCTAAGTTGACTGAGTAGTGATTTAGCTCCTTTGTCTCCTGATATATTAAGTAACGAAGAGAAATACTTCCTTGGGAGTATTGCAGGAACTCCAGGACTATTGCCATAGGATGTAGCCACACAGCGATCGGGATATTCTGAATGAATCGCCAACATATTATTGATATCCTTAGTCAGGATAAAAGGCTGATCTGCCAGAAACAGGAATACGCCATCAATATCTTGCATGTCCAAAACATATTGAATTCCTGCTTTAATACTCTCGCTCAGTCCCAACGACCAGTGCTCGTTATAAACCAATTGTACTTGGTCTGATAAAACAGGCGCAATTTTCTCACTATTGGCCCCTAATACACAACATACTAGTTCAAATTCGATGGATTCAATCGCATCAAACATATGCTGAATGATAGGTTTGTTTTCTATCATCAGCAATTGCTTGGCCTGTCCCATCCTAGATGATGCTCCTGCCGATAGCACAATGGCTGCCAATCCCATAATTCAATCTAGTTAACAGTGATACTATTGATTACTTTACTGGATTGCTTTTTTCTGACTACAGCAATTATTTCTGCAATAACCGAAATCGCTATTTCCTGAGGCGTGACCGAACCAATATTTAGACCTGCCGGCGAACTGATGGACTCCAGTTTGTCTAAATCCAATTCAGCATTATACTGGAGAAGTTCATCAAACAGCATATGCTTACGCCTACTTGACCCAATAATTCCAAAATAGCAGTAGGCTTGATCGAGTATAGCCAATGCATAATGAAAATCCCTTGAATAACTATGTGTCATTAGAATAACTGCTGTCTGCTCATCTAAACCCAAGTTGTCAATTCCATCAGGTTCCAACGCTATTACCTTATCAGCTCCCGGAAAATCACTTTTTTGTCGAGCATCTTTCAGAGAACTTACAACCGTTACTTCCATCCCACTGCTACTGCCTATCATCGCCATTTGTACAGCATCATGCTCAGTACCAATGATTACCAAGCGCAAAGCTGGTTGCATGGTTTGGCTAAAAACAGATACGTTATGACTCGGGCTAAAATCTTTTCTAAACGTAAATTCTTTTCCCTTAAGCTTGATGATCGTTCCATAATCCGGCGACTGTCCTATTTCCTTGGAATAGAAAGCGTGCATCTCAAAGGATAACCTGGATTCCAAAACCTCAGCCCAACTGGCCAATAGTTCGTCCGATAAGCTAAAAGGCTCGATAAGTATATACAAGACTCCTTCACATCCTAGTCTGTATCTGCCATCGTAGGTCATGATACGAGGTAAGCCATCTTCCAACACCTGCTGTGCCTGTCTTATTACCTCTTTCTCCACACATCCTCCACTGACAGCTCCAACCGTATCACCCTTGTCGGTTATTAACATCCTTACCCCTGGCTTACGATAGGAAGAGCCATCTAAATCAACCACAGATGCCAAGACACACTTTATTGAAGATGCCTGGCATTGTACTGCGTGGTTCAATATTTTCTTAAATTCGAATAGCATAGTTGTTTATCCAAGCTCCTCAGCAAAAGGCATTTTGCGAATCCGCTTACCTGTTGCTGCATAAATAGCATTACTTATAGCGGCTGCCACTGGTGGTAATGCTGGTTCTCCCAATCCTGTTGGCGCTTCATTTGATGGAACAAACTTCACTTCGATATCCAATGGTGCGTCCTTTATCCGAAGGAATTTATAGGAGTCAAAATTGGTCTCTGCTACAGCGCCATCCACAAAAGTAATCTTAGGAAACATGGCGTGACAAATACCATCAATGATAGCACCCTGCACCTGATTTTCAGCTCCACTAAGGTTAATGACTGTACCACAGTTTACCGCACAAAAAACCTTGGTAATCCTAGGCTTTCCATTCTCCAGTTTAAGCTCAAGAACCTGAGCCGCATACGAACCAAATGAATACCATGTAGCAAAACCTCTGAACACTCCTTCAGGCGTAGTGCCCCAGTCTGACATTTCTGCCACCAATTCAACCACACTTTTGTATTTATCAGGGTCAAACTGCAGCTTTCCAATGGGTTGCTTCTTGGCTTTTTCAAACAATTCAAGTCGAAATGCAACAGGGTCTTTTTTCAGTTCCACACACACTTCATCCATAAAACTTTCAGCAGGAAAGGCAAGTGTGTTGGCACCAGGAGCACGCCACCAGCCTGTAGGGGTATTGCTCTCCAGGCCTTGACCCTCTGAACGGTAATTTTCTAAAGCACCAGCTACATAACTATCCCCTCTAACTTCCCTTCCAATGGCAATTCCAGACTGGTGCCAGCTCCATAGTTTATCTTCCGACAAGCCAGCCCTATACCGATACATAGTAGCCGGACGGTAAAAGTCATTTTGCTGATCATCTTCCCTTGTCCACTGCACCTGTACAGGTTTTTGAACAGCAGCAGAAATCAATGCAGCTTCCACCGCATTGTCATTCATCAGTTTTCTGCCAAATCCGCCTCCCTGTCTTGGAAGTGTAACTGAAATGTTTTCCGGAGCGATTCCCAGCAATTCAGCGACATCGCTTCTTACCTTTGCCGGCACCTGCGTTGGACCAAAAAGCTCCGCACTATCTTTCCTGACATCAGCAAAGTAGTTTAGCGGCTCCATTTGTCCGTGGGAAATGGTTGGCATCTCATAATAAACATCCAGCACTTTTTGGGCTGTTTTATTAGCTGCATCTATATCCCCATCATTTCTGGACTTAGCGTCTGCACCTTTTGCCAGCAATTCCTTAAAAGAATTGAAGTGATCTGAAGAACTTTCCAGTTTCTCTGACGTCTCCCATTCAATGATCAAGGCATCTCGTCCCTTTTTGGCTATCCAAGTAGAGGTGGCCAGTACCGCTACCGAATTTTTAAGCTTTACGATATCTTTGACACCATTGATCTTACGTGCTTCGGTATCATCTACATTTTTCAATGTTTTTCCGTAAGCTGGGGGACGAGCCACCATTGCGAATAGCATTCCCTCCCTGCGTGTATCTATTCCATAAAGGGGCTGACCAGTAGTAATTTTATGGGCCTCAACATCTTTAACACGTGTGCCCAGAAACTTGAAATCCTCAGGATTTTTTAGTTTTGGATCAGTGGGAACCTCCAGCTTAGATGCCTTTGTCGCCAGTTCTCCATAACTTAGTTTTTTTCCACTTGATTGGTGTATAACCATTCCCTCATCTGCCAAACACTCGTCAACAGGTACATTCCAGGTTTGGGCTGCGGCTGCTATCAACATCTCACGGGCTGCGGCTCCAACGATACGTAATTCTGCAAACTTCCCTCTAATGGCACCACTGCCGCCTGCTACCTGTCTTCCAAATTTCTCATCCAGTGGGGCTAATGCTACCTTAACTTTTTCCCAATTCACACACAGTTCTTCAGCCACGATCAAAGGAAGTGAAGTGGTTACACCTTGCCCAATTTCAGGGTTGGGCGCCATCAGCACGATCGTACCATCAGGACTTATCTTGATATAGGCATTTGGAGTAAATTCATCCTCTTCAGCTAATTTGCTTATGGATTTATAGCCCAGCAAGGAGAAGCTTAATAGCAATCCTCCACCTGCAATAGTAGAAGCTTTGAGAAAATGTCTTCTGGAAACTGTTGACTTCATAGCTAGTTTGATTTTGAGGCTTCGTGAATAGCTTTTCTAATCCTTACTTGAGTGCCACAACGGCAGATATTTGTAATGGCCATATCAATTTGCTCATCTGTTGGGTTTGGTGTTCGCTGCAACAAGGCTGCGGCTGCCATTATCTGACCAGCCTGACAGTAGCCACACTGCGAAACATCCAACTCCTCCCAGGCTTTTTGCAACGGATGATCCCCATTTTCACTTAACCCTTCAATGGTTGTGATTTTATTTTCTCCAATCGCTGATACAGGGAGCTGGCAGGAGCGAACTGCAAAACCGTTGAGGTGAACGGTACAAGCGCCACATTGTGAAACACCGCACCCGAATTTTGTCCCTACAAGGTTAAGCGAATCCCGCAGTACCCAAAGAAGCGGCGTGTCAGCATCTACCTCTACCTCATGCTGTTTGCCATTAATTAATAAGGTGTATTTAGCCATGATTTTAAGTTGAGTTACTTTTTAAGTGCAGGTTGAATTTCTTCAGGTTTTACAGGTCCGTAGCTATTTCCAAAAGAGTTCCTGATATAATTCATGACATCTGCTACTTCCTGATCGGATAATGGATGACCCGACATAGGTGTGTTATATTTAATCCCCTTGACTTCTATGGGGCCAGAAAGACCGTTGATGATTACCTTGACAGTTCTTTCTTTATCTGATAGGTGTTCTGAATTGGCAAGTGGAGGATAAACACCCGGCAATCCTTCACCTTGTGACATATGGCAGGATTGACAATTTACCTGATAGAGTGCTTGCCCTCTTTCAATACTGGCTTTCAAGTCAAATGATTGCGCAAACGATGTGAGTGTACTAACCACTAATACTCCCAATAAAACAAAGGTTTTCAATTTCATCTGAAATCTGTTTGTTTATCAATTTCAATTACCCCCCTAAAACAAGGTTCGGCATTTTCTATGTAATTTATGGTATTTTGAAAGTAAAATCAGCTTTTGAAACAGCAATTGTTTCAGGATTCAATAACCAAGCGTGTGTAGCGGGTTTACGCCGGTTGAAATTCATAGTCAATGTTCCCTCCTTTAATTCTGACAGTCACATCTTCTAACTTTACGGCACTTTGTTCAAAAGTATCGACAGCTGAAGTATATTGCCTTTATTAAAATCGTTTAGCTTACTCAATAAAAAATAACAAAGTGAATCTAATTTTCAATAAATATTTCTTTGACTCAAATAAGAGAGAAAGAATAAAAACCTCACAAACCAGTACATCAATAGACATTGTAAAGAATATAAATTCGTATGACTGGACAGTAAGTATAAATTTAGTAACCAAATACCTGTCAGAAAATGAATTACTGGAAGACTCAAATACAATCTTTGAACTGATTGATAGAACAGAAAACTTG encodes:
- a CDS encoding nuclear transport factor 2 family protein, translating into MSQNQEENKVLEVIRHFTNLMIDQNTTEMEKMVDKGFTLTHITGVVQSKEDWFDEIDQESMKYYTAKELNRTVKVDGDRAELMNQNLLDARIWGSRDTWRLQQIYQLEKRNGTWIILNAVASTF
- a CDS encoding NAD(P)-dependent alcohol dehydrogenase — encoded protein: MAASSNNQDRQQSRRKFIQQTAIAGAGLALANPLQLFSQNKTPEVMSQNIKAKGYAAKDASGKLSPWEFERRPVGDDDILIDIQYASICHSDIHQLKGHWGPQQYPQVPGHEIVGIVAAVGKNVTKFKIGDRAGVGCMVDSCMECDSCTHGEEHFCDKGQTVFTYGFPTKAEPTGISQGGYSDKIVVRDHFAVHIPEHISFEEAAPLLCAGITTYSPLMRAQFKVGDKVGVAGIGGLGHMAVKIAVSKGAEVYAFTTSPDKVEDIKSWGVKEVIVVDDEFKNMQAYSKTLDYMISTIPYQFNVSPYVACVKPYGTFTFVGMPDGSEITINNLMLAFSRVNFNSSLIGGIPETQEVVHYCADNGIKPEIEVIKAEQVNEAWEKVVNKEARYRYVIDAKTF
- a CDS encoding (R)-mandelonitrile lyase, which codes for MEIIRNEQLPSVKGPEAWFSGDVRIDPLFSKKEVTKAAAALVTFEPGARTAWHTHPAGQTLIVQSGLGWVQREGGPIEEIRPGDIVWFAPNEKHWHGASPNKAMSHIAIQEDVNGEVVTWMEKVTDEQYTK
- a CDS encoding nucleotidyltransferase family protein encodes the protein MGLAAIVLSAGASSRMGQAKQLLMIENKPIIQHMFDAIESIEFELVCCVLGANSEKIAPVLSDQVQLVYNEHWSLGLSESIKAGIQYVLDMQDIDGVFLFLADQPFILTKDINNMLAIHSEYPDRCVATSYGNSPGVPAILPRKYFSSLLNISGDKGAKSLLSQLSEEVVLYKHKGELIDIDTIEDYRQALSR
- a CDS encoding helix-turn-helix domain-containing protein — protein: MNDITSINTVTEYNNLVGHETLHPLVSIVDFEKINPFCYFRSQIGLYAIFLKDAKCGDMTYGCNNYDYEEGALIFISPGQVYGVESKEKKKGVGHALVFHPDLIHGTNLGRNIKDYTFFSYQVNEALHLSSRERAIVNDCFDKINYELEHGLDSHSKTLIVSYIELFLNYCKRFYERQFITRSHANKDVLTRFEKVLDEYFGSELPIESGLPSVRYCADKLFLSSNYLGDLLKKETGKSAQEHIQLKLIEIAKEKIYEPGKSISEIAYELGFKHPQHFTRMFKKKVGVSPVEYKSLN
- a CDS encoding cupin domain-containing protein, which produces MRAVITFLFLVLLTAGCTKVDNPELQTIFPKGEQGPEALFTGKAWNYGLLPADSTYTTLVGNVYFEPGARSNWHTHPAGQILIITDGVGYHQIKGQPRQTIRKGDVIKCPPNVLHWHGASPEVGLQQMYIVPNTEKGIVDWKEPVTDKEYHNN
- a CDS encoding serine hydrolase domain-containing protein, giving the protein MKNFVVLLFLILVISTSAKTQSHNDSITTELIKLSENSHLIGFAVAIVDKDSIVYAKGFGHANKRTNTPYTVHTIQPIASISKTLLGVALMKAQEMGKLNLCDNINDYLPFKIYNPNFPDEKITIQQLANHTSSIIDGDQYDRTYVFKEKIPVFYNDSSSQVKQEIKESVDLFNKNEWMPMSDFIRNQYSQNGIWYNRENFSNNLPGSTYKYSNMGANIAAYIIEEVSGEVYIEFVKKHILNPLQMTNSGWPSNNYHPSNVSTLYWYGYPMPEYELITYGDGGFMTNITDFSKFLITMIQGYNGEDNILTATSYKEMMERPISSNLKKGVFWSVDSEKIGHSGNDLGVISHAYFLIEKGKGIIIFVNTSETENAMIEVRDIYRTLLKYAKRG
- a CDS encoding cyclophilin-like fold protein yields the protein MLQQSFSFQDMDNKGLLIHLNITVGTQVFKASLYNNPTSQSLLDQLPFTVEVEDYAGIEKVFYPNPALSTEQAPSGAEASVGDMMYYTPWGDVAIFYKDFKYASGLIPMGKMEDVRGFVNALVSSTTVTFEIK
- a CDS encoding aldo/keto reductase; protein product: MMLQENYKLSNGVEIPKLGLGTWFISDEDVVEAVKEAVKLGYRHIDTAQAYQNEAGVGKGIRECGVNREELFVTTKLAAEVKSYDEAVASIDNSLKTLGLDYIDLMIIHSPKPWANFLEDEAYHEGNREAWRALEDAYKAGKLKAIGVSNFEIADLKNILESSEIKPMVNQILAHISKMPSELIQFCEENGILVEAYSPIGHGELFKNQEVGKIAEKYQVSVPQLAIRFCLQQDLLPLPKTANPAHMKNNADVDFEISEADMQSLLNMEQIKDYGDASMFPVYAK
- a CDS encoding FMN-binding negative transcriptional regulator, which translates into the protein MHLPKLFKTENYEVLQEVITNNPFSNLIIYNKRIIATRAMMAINGSENDFYIETHLNKANPVARQIDIKEEVLCEFLGSHTYISSSWYDHINVSTWNYEQVQIYGKVEFMTETALYNHLNKLTNTYESSQKCPITLEKMGKAFVEKEMKGAIGIKIIPTEIKIKQKLSQNRDDKNFNNIIEKLSQSEDEMDMRIAEKMKKLRS